TGTTGATCTTGACAATAGCGAAGTCACAGCAAGTGATGGCCTCCTCAAATATTTCTAGCTGTGCCTCTTTGTGCCTCTGCTCTTACAAGTACAGTTCTTTATATGTATCTTTTCTTTGCCGGTTCATTTTCCTAGAGTCCCCCCCAGGGCTCAGCGACCCAAGTTATGTTCTCTGCATCATCTTGTGGCGTATCTATGTTTACAAATGatcctttttttattagaataatGTCTATATGAGTTCTATGTTTGTGCACTATTTGGCTGGAGAACCATCTTGCTTCTTAAAACCATTCAAGCGGCTAGCGTTTGGAGTGGGACTCAATTTGGAATTCAGGTTGAGTGAGTTGGTTATAGTTTGAATACTTTTTCGACTCCTAGTTGTTGACACTTGAGTGTTGCCTTTTGAAGTCTAGTTCACATGGCTTTCATGTTTGATAATTTGATTACTTTTTCGACTCCTAGTCGTTAACACTTGAGTATTGCCTTTTCAAGTCTAGTTCACATTGCTTTCATGTTGATGCTGAGTCTTCACAAGTCGCTCTCAGCCATCGGTTGTCAGTTGTGATTTAGGGGAAAATACCCTAACAAGGTATTCTACCAACGAGAGAATCAAAGAAGCAAATACAGGCAGTTGAAAGGGAAACTCACAATCTAAGAGATTTGTCTTCTAAAGATCAACTTTCTTGAACGGAACTTCATTCAATAAACAAAGggattaaaaatctcaaattcataCGCCTATGACACGTTTACTTCAAATAAAATTATGTCTTACAAAAATTCCTAAGCCAGTACTCTACATTTAAATCTACCATCTGTTAAAATGCATGTGTCAATACATGAAATTTCCACGTTTGTATGTATTTTAGTAGGATAATATAATGCTGAATGGGGTAGACTAGGGTCAAGAGTGTAGGTTTGGGATTTCTCCAAAACCCAATTTGATGTCAAGCTCAGGGTCTCTGCTTTCTCATGTCAATGTAAGGACTTAATGAGATGAAACCAGAATGGTTGCTGATTGAACCTGAAGAAAATTCACTGTTTCATGGATGCTTTTTTCAAAGTTGTGGATCCAATTCAAAGAGGTTACATTGGCTTTTTATTGCAAAAGAAAGTCGCTGCTGTACAGATAGTTTTAGTGCACCTGAAATTAAAACAGAGACATTACTGAGAATGCAACTTTTACATGGCCACAACCACTAAGATAGCTAGATTCGGGGTCGTTTCCATGGTCTCCACTGTCACAGCCACATGAAATTGTCTCTGCCCAAATGAGAATTTGCATGTTTAGCTGCGCGCTCCTCTATCTGCGGCTGTCAGAACTGCCGGTCCTTCCACCTGATACCCGGACCCAGAAGAGAGCGACAATGTCAGCTGAATTACATTGAAACGGAGCAGAAAATCTTCAATAAAGCTCGATAAGTTGTTCATAGAGGATAGGGAGAGTTGCCCGCATAGATCGGACCGGTCTAGTGCGGCCAATGTTCGATCCACACGATTGGGTATGCGGAAAATTCACGGGAGATCATTTCTATGAAATTCAAAGTAATGCAAAAGCAGCTTGACTGTGGTGTCTTCTCAGAGAGAACGGAAATCGTTGCTGCAGAAACATCCTTTGAATTTCGAACTCAAAGCTCTTTTTCTTTACGTATTCTGTATGTGCAGTTGACAAGAGAATGAGCGAGATCCACAGTCGTACCTTAAATGTTGCGCCCCAGATCTCTTCATCGTTTGCGGGCACGGCGGTGATTATGTTCTTTGGATTCTCGTAGCTTCTCAGCTCCCCAACTGCTGTGGAGAAGAAACATCCTGCAGGATACGAAACGCCAAAGAAGATAAATTTTTCGCACTTGCATATGACAAATTGTTCTTTGGAAACGTGTATGCTTATATGATTATATTCAGAACTTCTTCCCTTAAGCTGAATCAATATTTTATGCTGGCGTTCGTGGCGCAAAAATTAATTAGCCTCAGTCCAATTCATGGAACTTCTTGGTTCAGAGAGGAGTGGAGACGTGAGGACTTCTGATTCATGTAGGGGTGACTAAACAAGAGAAATGAAATGTAGAGATTGAATTAAAATATTGTCTGGATGCTGAAAGGAATGAAAATAAGGTATAGGTAGGGAATGAGAATATCTTGTTTATTAACAATCCCTTAATACTCAAACAGATGGACTTGGAGGGATTTCAACACTGCATGAAATTACTTACATCAATCCCTTATAATCACTTCTTtccattttcctctctctttttcttcacttctaaaagtcctttctcttctctcgccaTACCCTCACCAAACATAGTGTAAGCGCAGTACTAATTTGCGAGGAGGGTACACGAGAAAAGCAAGCTAATCGTACGTGGGATTTTAAGAATACAAATGCATAATTGGATTCGATGTATATGATGTTTGTAAAGTGATTGGTTTGTTGCATCGTGTCGGCCAGGTAATCGATTTCTGAGTTATTTATATTCATCCACGCAGTTCAATGTGATTCTCTTATGGGGGCAATTAGAAAAATCTTACCTTGAGGGAAGGAAGCAAGTGATTTTCCACAAGCCCCTTTGAGCAATTCAGCATCATCGGCAAAAGCCACATACCCATCAGCAGTTATCCCCCAGTAGAGAGGGACCTTCCCAACTTGATCCTgtcaaaaacacaaaaaacagAAGCAACTTGGTATTTTGTCAACTGATAAGTTTCATCAACTCACTCaaatctgattttctttttccttcctttcattTTAGTAATCCGCTGTACATGTTTTGAGAGGTCACTTACAGAGGCAACAAACACAGTGGAGGTGGACCTGTCGAACACGATGAAGGCGAAATCGCCGTTCAGGTGCCCGACCATGTGGTCGGGAGGGTACGGCGCCCGGTCGCGCAAAGCCTTGTAAGCCTCGATCACAAGCATTGCTTCGTTGGCCAGTTTTGCGAGCCCGTACTGTTGCCTTAAGCTCCCCAGGTTGTGAAGCGCTCCCTCAAACAAGCAGAAGATTTCATCTTTAACCGCAAATGATCTGCAGCATATTTTCGTTATTTACATGAAACACAAAATTTTAAGATGGACCAAATGCTCAAGATTTTCAGTCTTGTTGTGGAGTATATTGCTTGCCTGCACATTCGGCTATGCCTGTAAATTCATTAGATTGAAGCAATTATCTGACTCCAATGCCAGTGGATGATCGATGATTAAAGACTAAAATACTGTTGATGCACAACTTAGTATCTAAAGATCGATTTAGACTTTCACCTCTTATTGGACCTAAAACCATGTTTATGAGTTAGGGTGTCCAGGTTTATCGCTCAATTTGGCTTATCGATGCTTAAGTTAGAGTTTGGAGGAGAATGTAATTGGAAGAAGTTTAGATCATACTCACGAGTTCTGGACCTATTTCCCACTTTCCAAATGGTTATTTATGAGTCTTTCAACTCCACTGGTCCGGGTGGCGTCGACACATGGTGATCAAACTATAATAAGTGTCGGTTGGTGTTGACCAATGGCAATACATCAAAACCATTGTGTTATGTCTTGGCATGTGGCGGCCAATAAGTCCTCAAGGTTGGCGGACACTTGGTCTTTTAGCTTAAAATGGTTTCACCATTAACTACTCAATCAAGATAGCTTTTAGACTAGTCCTCTCTTAGTAACCGGGGAACATTATGGACACGTGTCGAGTGCCTAGCGGCTTGTAAAACACCATCATTATCAAATACCACGGCAAGGATTGTGAGAACATTCCACAAAGTATGGTGGTGCATCCAACAGCCATGAAAGTGAATTCGAATTTACTAGAGTTAAATTGATTTATACTCGAAGTCATGGAAGAGACATACTTGGTCTTTAAGGCATTTAAATGCTCGATTCTAAGTTGATGGGTCAATTCGa
The nucleotide sequence above comes from Eucalyptus grandis isolate ANBG69807.140 chromosome 2, ASM1654582v1, whole genome shotgun sequence. Encoded proteins:
- the LOC104424746 gene encoding stem-specific protein TSJT1 isoform X1; its protein translation is MLGVFSSSVMSPPEELAAAGQRTPSPKTTAAALVERFLEANPSAASARIGDHVWLAYTHHKESPLLPRHSRMCRSFAVKDEIFCLFEGALHNLGSLRQQYGLAKLANEAMLVIEAYKALRDRAPYPPDHMVGHLNGDFAFIVFDRSTSTVFVASDQVGKVPLYWGITADGYVAFADDAELLKGACGKSLASFPQGCFFSTAVGELRSYENPKNIITAVPANDEEIWGATFKVEGPAVLTAADRGARS
- the LOC104424746 gene encoding stem-specific protein TSJT1 isoform X2, whose translation is MLGVFSSSVMSPPEELAAAGQRTPSPKTTAAALVERFLEANPSAASARIGDHVWLAYTHHKESPLLPRSFAVKDEIFCLFEGALHNLGSLRQQYGLAKLANEAMLVIEAYKALRDRAPYPPDHMVGHLNGDFAFIVFDRSTSTVFVASDQVGKVPLYWGITADGYVAFADDAELLKGACGKSLASFPQGCFFSTAVGELRSYENPKNIITAVPANDEEIWGATFKVEGPAVLTAADRGARS